One Anoplopoma fimbria isolate UVic2021 breed Golden Eagle Sablefish chromosome 21, Afim_UVic_2022, whole genome shotgun sequence DNA segment encodes these proteins:
- the lsm5 gene encoding U6 snRNA-associated Sm-like protein LSm5, with amino-acid sequence MAATPTTNPSQLLPLELVDKCIGSRIHIVMKTDKEIVGTLLGFDDFVNMVLEDVTEFEITPEGRRITKLDQILLNGNNITMLIPGGEGPEV; translated from the exons ATGGCGGCGACTCCGACCACGAATCCGTCTCAGCTGCTCCCCCTCG AGCTCGTGGACAAATGTATCGGCTCCCGAATTCACATCGTCATGAAAACCGACAAAGAGATCGTCGGCACCCTGCTGGGTTTCGACGACTTTGTCA ATATGGTCCTAGAAGACGTGACAGAATT TGAAATCACACCAGAGGGACGGAGGATAACCAAACTGGACCAGATCCTCCTCAACGGCAATAACATCACCATG ctcaTACCTGGAGGAGAAGGTCCTGAAGTATGA